From the Nocardiopsis changdeensis genome, one window contains:
- a CDS encoding bifunctional aldolase/short-chain dehydrogenase, producing the protein MGRVSTTGPRQTDRTERADRTSVQGDPVSDTVVDQLIARSNTLGADPRNTNFAGGNTSAKGERTDPVTGEPVEILWVKGSGGDLGTLTEDGLAVLRLDRLRALVDVYPGEEREDEMVAAFDHCLFGKGGAAPSIDTAMHGLVDAPHVDHLHPDSGIALATAADGEALTHECFGDRVVWVPWRRPGFQLGLDIAAIAKENPNAIGAILGGHGITAWGATSEESRANSLEIIQTAERFIAERGRPEPFGPVLPGREALPEAERRERAAALAPVIRGLASTDHPQVGRFTDSDAVLDFLSRAEHPRLAALGTSCPDHFLRTKVRPMVLDLPADAPLEEAVARLKELHEEYRAEYSAYYERHATPDSPAIRGADPAIVLVPGVGMFSFGKDAKTARVAGEFYVNAINVMRGAEAISTYRPIEESEKFRIEYWALEEAKLARLPKPKPLATRVALVTGAASGIGKAIATRLAAEGACVVVADLDAGKAAAAAAELGNSDVAVGVACDVSDADAVARALREAALAFGGVDLVVNNAGLSISKPLLETTEQDWDLQHDVMAKGSFLVSREAARLMIAQGMGGDIVYIASKNAVFAGPNNIAYSAVKADQAHQVRLLAAELGGHGIRVNGINPDGVVRGSGIFAGGWGAQRAKVYGVEEEDLGRFYAQRTILGREVLPEHVANAVFALTAGDLSHTTGLHVPVDGGVAAAFLR; encoded by the coding sequence GTGGGGCGCGTGAGCACCACCGGACCCCGGCAGACCGACCGCACCGAACGCGCAGACCGCACCTCAGTACAGGGGGACCCCGTGTCCGACACCGTCGTCGACCAGCTGATCGCCCGCAGCAACACCCTGGGCGCCGACCCGCGCAACACCAACTTCGCCGGCGGCAACACCTCCGCCAAGGGCGAGCGCACCGACCCCGTCACCGGCGAGCCCGTCGAGATCCTGTGGGTCAAGGGCTCCGGCGGCGACCTGGGCACCCTCACCGAGGACGGCCTGGCCGTCCTGCGCCTGGACCGGCTGCGCGCCCTGGTGGACGTCTACCCCGGCGAGGAGCGCGAGGACGAGATGGTCGCCGCGTTCGACCACTGCCTCTTCGGCAAGGGCGGCGCCGCCCCCTCCATCGACACCGCCATGCACGGCCTGGTCGACGCCCCGCACGTCGACCACCTGCACCCCGACTCCGGCATCGCCCTGGCCACCGCCGCCGACGGCGAGGCCCTCACCCACGAGTGCTTCGGCGACCGCGTGGTGTGGGTGCCCTGGCGCCGTCCCGGCTTCCAGCTCGGCCTGGACATCGCCGCCATCGCGAAGGAGAACCCGAACGCCATCGGCGCCATCCTGGGCGGCCACGGCATCACCGCCTGGGGCGCGACCAGCGAGGAGTCCCGGGCCAACTCCCTGGAGATCATCCAAACCGCCGAGCGCTTCATCGCCGAGCGCGGCCGTCCCGAGCCCTTCGGCCCGGTCCTGCCCGGCCGCGAGGCCCTGCCCGAGGCCGAACGCCGCGAGCGGGCGGCCGCCCTGGCTCCCGTCATCCGCGGCCTGGCCTCCACCGACCACCCCCAGGTCGGGCGGTTCACCGACAGCGACGCGGTCCTGGACTTCCTGTCCCGCGCCGAGCACCCGCGCCTGGCCGCCCTGGGCACCTCCTGCCCGGACCACTTCCTGCGCACCAAGGTCCGGCCGATGGTCCTGGACCTGCCCGCCGACGCCCCGCTGGAGGAGGCCGTCGCGCGGCTGAAGGAGCTGCACGAGGAGTACCGGGCCGAGTACAGCGCCTACTACGAGCGCCACGCCACCCCCGACAGCCCGGCCATCCGCGGCGCCGACCCGGCGATCGTGCTGGTCCCGGGCGTGGGGATGTTCTCCTTCGGCAAGGACGCCAAGACCGCGCGGGTGGCGGGGGAGTTCTACGTCAACGCCATCAACGTGATGCGCGGCGCGGAGGCGATCTCCACCTACCGGCCCATCGAGGAGTCGGAGAAGTTCCGCATCGAGTACTGGGCGCTGGAGGAGGCCAAGCTGGCCCGGCTCCCGAAGCCCAAGCCGCTGGCCACCCGGGTCGCCCTGGTGACCGGTGCCGCCAGCGGCATCGGCAAGGCGATCGCGACCCGGCTGGCGGCCGAGGGCGCCTGCGTGGTCGTGGCCGACCTCGACGCCGGCAAGGCCGCCGCGGCCGCCGCCGAACTGGGGAACTCCGACGTCGCCGTCGGCGTGGCCTGCGACGTCAGCGACGCCGACGCCGTGGCCCGCGCGCTGCGCGAGGCCGCCCTGGCGTTCGGCGGCGTGGACCTGGTCGTCAACAACGCGGGGCTGTCCATCTCCAAGCCGCTGCTGGAGACCACCGAACAGGACTGGGACCTCCAGCACGACGTGATGGCCAAGGGGTCGTTCCTGGTGTCCCGCGAGGCGGCGCGCCTCATGATCGCGCAGGGCATGGGCGGCGACATCGTCTACATCGCGTCCAAGAACGCCGTGTTCGCCGGACCCAACAACATCGCCTACTCCGCGGTCAAGGCCGACCAGGCCCACCAGGTGCGGCTGCTCGCCGCCGAGCTGGGCGGCCACGGCATCCGCGTCAACGGGATCAACCCGGACGGCGTGGTGCGCGGATCGGGGATCTTCGCCGGAGGGTGGGGCGCCCAGCGCGCCAAGGTGTACGGGGTCGAGGAGGAGGACCTGGGCAGGTTCTACGCCCAGCGGACCATCCTGGGGCGGGAGGTCCTGCCCGAGCACGTGGCCAACGCGGTGTTCGCCCTGACGGCGGGGGACCTGTCGCACACCACGGGGCTGCACGTGCCCGTGGACGGCGGCGTGGCCGCGGCGTTCCTGCGATGA
- a CDS encoding NUDIX hydrolase, whose product MTTQWTVHGERLVDENRHIRLSTVDITLPDGVSFTQYVVKMPPAAMTLVINDAREVLLMRRHRFIIDRWVWELPGGYVNTAEDTGSAAAREVEEETGWRPKSMEHLVTFQPAIGSVDQPQIIYLARGATPTDTVPDINEAQEIKWWPLEEAVDLIARGEIVGASTVVAVYRALSLT is encoded by the coding sequence GTGACCACCCAATGGACGGTCCATGGCGAGAGGCTCGTGGACGAGAACCGGCACATCCGCCTGTCCACCGTCGACATCACCCTCCCCGACGGGGTGTCCTTCACCCAGTACGTGGTGAAGATGCCCCCGGCGGCGATGACATTGGTCATCAACGACGCGCGGGAAGTGCTGCTCATGCGGCGGCACCGGTTCATCATCGACCGGTGGGTGTGGGAGCTGCCCGGCGGTTACGTCAACACCGCCGAGGACACCGGGTCGGCGGCGGCCCGCGAGGTCGAAGAGGAAACCGGGTGGCGGCCCAAGTCCATGGAGCACCTGGTGACGTTCCAGCCCGCCATCGGGTCCGTGGACCAGCCGCAGATCATCTACCTCGCCCGCGGCGCCACTCCCACCGACACGGTGCCGGACATCAACGAAGCCCAAGAGATCAAGTGGTGGCCGCTGGAAGAGGCGGTGGACTTGATCGCCCGGGGCGAGATCGTCGGGGCGTCCACCGTCGTCGCCGTGTACCGGGCCCTCAGCCTGACGTGA
- a CDS encoding rhamnulokinase, which translates to MSAVHAAVDLGASSGRVIAGRVRDGRLLTEEVTRFANGPTAVPAADRTTLHWDVLSLYAGAVEGLRRAAGTHGLASAGVDSWAVDYGLLDADGALLGNPVHYRDARTDGIPERVFRHWPADAMYAVNGLQVQPFNTVFQLAAEAGSARLAAARDLLLVPDLLGYWLTGVKAAELTNASTTGLVDVRERRWAPRGLEVLAESFGVDARALLPDLVEPGTVVAPLRGDLGGAPLVAVGSHDTASAVVAVPAATADFAYISSGTWSLVGVELDAPVRTEASRAANFTNELGVDGTVRYLRNVSGLWLLQESLRTWREQGREVHLADLLEHAARAPALACVVDVDDPRFLPPGDMPARIAAFAAETGQRPPESEAGFVRCILDSLALAYRRAVHQAAELSGRNVDVVHIVGGGANNTLLCRLTADAVGLPVVAGPAEGTAMGNLLVQARAVGAVDGDLAALRRIVAASAETVTYHPEGPSSHWESAARRITP; encoded by the coding sequence ATGAGCGCCGTCCACGCGGCGGTCGACCTGGGCGCGTCCAGCGGCCGGGTCATCGCGGGGCGGGTCCGGGACGGGCGGCTCCTCACGGAGGAGGTCACCCGGTTCGCCAACGGCCCGACCGCGGTGCCCGCCGCCGACCGCACCACCCTGCACTGGGACGTGCTGTCCCTGTACGCCGGGGCGGTCGAGGGGCTGCGGCGGGCGGCCGGCACCCACGGGCTCGCCTCCGCGGGGGTGGACTCCTGGGCGGTGGACTACGGCCTGCTGGACGCCGACGGCGCCCTGCTGGGCAACCCGGTCCACTACCGGGACGCCCGCACCGACGGGATTCCCGAGCGGGTCTTCCGGCACTGGCCCGCCGACGCGATGTACGCGGTCAACGGCCTCCAGGTGCAGCCGTTCAACACGGTGTTCCAGCTGGCCGCCGAGGCGGGGAGCGCCCGCCTGGCGGCGGCCCGGGACCTGCTGCTCGTCCCCGACCTGCTGGGGTACTGGCTGACGGGGGTGAAGGCCGCCGAGCTGACCAACGCCTCCACCACCGGCCTGGTCGACGTCCGCGAACGCCGCTGGGCCCCCCGCGGCCTGGAAGTGCTCGCCGAATCCTTCGGCGTGGACGCCCGCGCCCTGCTCCCGGACCTGGTCGAACCCGGAACCGTCGTCGCGCCCCTGCGCGGCGACCTCGGCGGCGCCCCGCTCGTGGCGGTGGGCTCCCACGACACCGCCTCGGCGGTGGTCGCGGTACCCGCCGCCACGGCGGACTTCGCCTACATCTCCTCGGGGACGTGGTCCCTGGTCGGGGTGGAACTGGACGCCCCCGTCCGCACGGAGGCGTCCCGGGCCGCGAACTTCACCAACGAACTCGGCGTGGACGGCACCGTCCGCTACCTGCGCAACGTCAGCGGCCTGTGGCTCCTCCAGGAGTCGCTGCGCACCTGGCGCGAACAGGGGCGGGAAGTGCACCTGGCCGACCTGCTGGAGCACGCGGCCCGGGCGCCGGCCCTGGCCTGCGTGGTGGACGTGGACGACCCCCGGTTCCTGCCGCCGGGGGACATGCCCGCGCGCATCGCCGCGTTCGCCGCCGAGACCGGCCAGCGCCCGCCCGAGAGCGAGGCCGGGTTCGTGCGCTGCATCCTGGACTCGCTGGCCCTGGCCTACCGCCGGGCCGTCCACCAGGCCGCCGAGCTCAGCGGACGGAACGTGGACGTGGTCCATATCGTCGGCGGGGGCGCCAACAACACGCTGCTCTGCCGGCTCACCGCCGACGCCGTCGGCCTCCCCGTCGTCGCCGGCCCCGCCGAGGGGACCGCCATGGGCAACCTGCTGGTGCAGGCCCGCGCCGTCGGCGCCGTGGACGGCGACCTGGCCGCCCTGCGCCGCATCGTGGCCGCCTCCGCCGAGACGGTCACCTACCACCCCGAGGGCCCGAGTTCCCACTGGGAGTCGGCCGCCCGCCGCATCACCCCCTGA
- a CDS encoding HemK2/MTQ2 family protein methyltransferase, protein MRLPGVYRAQHDTSLLRFVLRRFGRAAGRSVLDVGSGTGALGIEAFRAGAASVTSVDLSRRSVLTSWLNTRLHGIPATVRQGDLFAPVLPRRFDLVLANPPYVPAPAPLPPRHRMARCWDAGPDGRFLLDRICAGAPSVLSEDGVLLLVQSELADGQATLDRLEKAGLAPAVLARGRIPFGPVLRSRAPALRARGLLAPDQTEEELVVIEARHV, encoded by the coding sequence ATGAGGCTGCCCGGCGTGTACCGGGCACAGCACGACACCTCGCTGCTCCGGTTCGTGCTGCGCCGCTTCGGCCGTGCCGCCGGGCGCTCGGTCCTCGACGTCGGCTCCGGGACCGGGGCACTGGGGATCGAGGCCTTCCGGGCCGGAGCCGCCAGTGTCACGTCGGTCGACCTGTCGCGCCGCTCGGTGCTGACGAGCTGGCTCAACACCCGGCTCCACGGGATCCCCGCGACGGTCCGGCAGGGCGACCTGTTCGCCCCCGTGCTCCCGCGCCGGTTCGACCTCGTACTCGCGAACCCGCCCTACGTCCCCGCCCCCGCACCGCTGCCGCCCCGCCACCGGATGGCGAGGTGCTGGGACGCGGGGCCGGACGGGCGTTTCCTGCTGGACCGCATCTGCGCCGGGGCGCCCTCCGTCCTCAGCGAGGACGGCGTGCTCCTGCTCGTGCAGTCCGAGCTCGCCGACGGGCAGGCCACCCTGGACCGCCTGGAGAAGGCCGGTCTGGCGCCCGCGGTCCTGGCCCGGGGCCGCATCCCGTTCGGGCCGGTGCTGCGGTCGCGGGCCCCGGCGCTGCGCGCCCGCGGGCTGCTCGCCCCCGACCAGACCGAGGAGGAACTCGTGGTCATCGAGGCGCGCCATGTCTGA
- a CDS encoding iron-containing redox enzyme family protein: MTTTMRPTPSPSPTPPVPAATPPTAPALPEPRGPVSEAVLSALRGVPAEPPGLDGVEPYGDDLQLALYCCYELHYRGFEEVDDAREWDPALLSLRAGLERAFLGALRDDVPAGTDVGAELDGLLVEHVDSFGVSHHLRRDGEQWQLREYVALRSLYHLKEADPQTFVIPRLDGPAKAALVTVQHDEYGAGDPGRAHARLFAEMMSELGLSAAYGAYLDSAPAEMLAEVNFMSLCGLHRALRAVLVGQFAFVELTSSPGSDRLVKAMRRLGCGPAAVRFYAEHVEADAVHEQLLRREVIAPLLDAEPGLASDIVFGLRCSAFLADRLGDRLLHHWARGESGLRGGTEAGTP; this comes from the coding sequence ATGACCACCACGATGCGGCCGACACCGTCTCCGTCTCCGACACCACCGGTGCCCGCGGCCACCCCGCCCACGGCTCCGGCGCTCCCCGAACCCCGGGGCCCGGTCTCCGAGGCGGTCCTGTCCGCGCTGCGCGGCGTCCCCGCCGAGCCCCCCGGCCTGGACGGGGTCGAACCCTACGGCGATGACCTCCAGCTCGCCCTCTACTGCTGCTACGAGCTGCACTACCGCGGGTTCGAGGAGGTCGACGACGCCCGCGAGTGGGACCCGGCGCTGCTGTCGCTCCGCGCCGGGCTGGAGCGGGCCTTCCTCGGCGCGCTCAGGGACGATGTGCCCGCCGGGACCGACGTCGGGGCCGAACTCGACGGACTCCTCGTCGAACACGTCGACTCCTTCGGCGTCTCCCACCACCTGCGCCGCGACGGGGAGCAGTGGCAGCTGCGGGAGTACGTCGCGCTCCGCTCGCTCTACCACCTGAAGGAGGCCGACCCGCAGACCTTCGTCATCCCGCGCCTGGACGGCCCGGCCAAGGCCGCCCTCGTGACCGTGCAGCACGACGAGTACGGCGCGGGCGACCCCGGGCGGGCGCACGCCCGGCTCTTCGCCGAGATGATGTCCGAACTCGGCCTCTCCGCCGCCTACGGGGCCTATCTCGACTCCGCGCCCGCCGAGATGCTGGCCGAGGTCAACTTCATGTCGCTGTGCGGGCTGCACCGCGCCCTGCGCGCGGTGCTGGTCGGGCAGTTCGCCTTCGTCGAGCTGACCTCCTCGCCCGGCTCGGACCGGCTGGTCAAGGCCATGCGCAGGCTGGGCTGCGGTCCGGCCGCCGTCCGGTTCTACGCCGAGCACGTCGAGGCCGACGCGGTGCACGAGCAGCTCCTGCGGCGCGAGGTGATCGCGCCGCTGCTGGACGCCGAACCCGGACTGGCCTCCGACATCGTGTTCGGGCTCCGCTGCAGCGCGTTCCTGGCCGACCGCCTGGGGGACCGGCTGCTGCACCACTGGGCCCGCGGGGAGTCGGGTCTGCGCGGCGGCACGGAAGCGGGGACGCCGTGA
- the bla gene encoding class A beta-lactamase → MARHVALTVLVPVALVPLTGCSSPEAPVGSVGSPPSATAPAEPSASPSPIRMDAGFTRLEEEFDARLGVYALDTGTGRAVEFQADERFAYCSTFKVLAFGAVLDRTPVEELDRVVTFSEADLVFHSPVTQEHVSSGMTLRELGDAALRHSDNTASNLLFEELGGPEGLREALRGIGDEVTNVDRVAPEMAEAAPGDVRDTSTPRAMATSLREFALGDVLPEDKRDILVTMMRANTTGDDLIRAGVPGGWEVGDKTGACGYGTRHDIGVLWPPEGDPVVLAVMSGRDEAGAGYDDALIAKATELAVEALE, encoded by the coding sequence ATGGCTCGACACGTTGCGTTGACGGTGCTGGTCCCGGTGGCGCTGGTGCCGCTCACCGGCTGCTCCTCCCCGGAGGCCCCCGTCGGTTCCGTCGGCTCGCCGCCCTCGGCCACCGCGCCCGCGGAACCCTCGGCGTCGCCGTCCCCCATCCGGATGGACGCCGGGTTCACGCGCCTGGAGGAGGAGTTCGACGCCCGGCTCGGCGTCTACGCGCTCGATACCGGTACGGGGCGGGCGGTGGAGTTCCAGGCGGACGAGCGGTTCGCCTACTGCTCGACCTTCAAGGTCCTGGCCTTCGGCGCCGTACTCGACCGGACGCCCGTGGAGGAGCTCGACCGGGTCGTCACTTTCTCCGAGGCCGACCTGGTCTTCCACTCCCCCGTCACCCAGGAGCACGTGTCCAGCGGTATGACGTTGCGCGAACTGGGGGACGCGGCGCTGCGCCACAGCGACAACACCGCCTCCAACCTGCTCTTCGAGGAACTGGGCGGGCCGGAGGGGTTGAGGGAGGCCTTGCGCGGGATCGGCGATGAGGTCACCAATGTGGACCGGGTCGCCCCGGAGATGGCGGAGGCCGCCCCGGGCGATGTCCGCGACACCAGCACTCCGCGCGCGATGGCCACCAGCCTGCGGGAGTTCGCGTTGGGGGATGTCCTACCGGAGGACAAACGCGACATCCTCGTCACCATGATGCGCGCCAACACCACCGGCGACGACCTGATCCGGGCCGGTGTCCCCGGGGGGTGGGAGGTGGGGGACAAGACCGGCGCGTGCGGCTACGGGACGCGGCACGACATCGGTGTGCTGTGGCCGCCGGAGGGCGATCCCGTGGTCTTGGCGGTCATGTCCGGCCGCGACGAGGCGGGCGCGGGGTACGACGACGCCCTCATCGCGAAGGCCACCGAACTGGCGGTCGAGGCCCTCGAGTAG
- a CDS encoding TetR/AcrR family transcriptional regulator, which produces MLTTFRALCQDVQMTDDPRDLRTRRRLATHREIHEAALDLFEEQGVRETTVQQIAERAGVSQRTFFRHFETKEQAGLPGHHRLARMVEELEPPAGDPAGTLRHIERATALALAADDPELREHRRVALLFAREPELLVLAAAREKALITRLRERLSAPPADLDPTAALLVAEIAVAVWRTTWERWGERTAAGEEVDPVDLYRECSDRLRALFP; this is translated from the coding sequence ATGCTCACCACGTTCCGCGCCCTGTGCCAGGATGTGCAGATGACCGACGACCCCCGCGACCTGCGCACCCGGCGCCGTCTGGCCACGCACCGGGAGATCCACGAGGCGGCCCTGGACCTCTTCGAGGAGCAGGGGGTCCGTGAGACGACGGTCCAGCAGATCGCCGAGCGCGCCGGGGTCTCCCAGCGCACGTTCTTCCGCCATTTCGAGACCAAAGAGCAGGCCGGGCTGCCCGGCCACCACCGGCTGGCGCGGATGGTCGAGGAGCTGGAGCCGCCTGCGGGGGACCCTGCCGGGACCCTGCGCCACATCGAGCGGGCCACGGCCCTGGCCCTGGCCGCCGACGACCCCGAGCTGCGCGAGCACCGCCGGGTCGCGCTGCTGTTCGCCCGCGAGCCCGAGCTGCTCGTCCTGGCGGCCGCCCGGGAGAAGGCCCTCATCACCCGGCTGCGCGAACGGCTGAGCGCTCCCCCCGCGGACCTGGACCCCACGGCCGCGCTGCTGGTGGCCGAGATCGCCGTCGCCGTGTGGCGCACCACGTGGGAGCGGTGGGGCGAGCGGACCGCGGCGGGGGAGGAGGTCGACCCCGTCGACCTCTACCGCGAGTGCTCCGACCGCCTGCGCGCGCTGTTCCCCTGA
- a CDS encoding flavodoxin family protein — MDSLNALALVCSLKPSPDPSSSELMARQVLDALAEHGVTGDSVRVVDFDVHPGVKTDMGDGDAWPEIRRRILDADILLVSTPTWVGHMSSVAQRVLERLDAELSETDDQGRPSMFGKVAVTAVVGNEDGAHKITADLYQALGDTGFTIPAQGGTYWNHEAMNPKDYIDLERTPDAVASATATLARNAAHLARLLRERPYPAP, encoded by the coding sequence ATGGATTCCTTGAACGCGTTGGCCCTCGTGTGCAGCCTCAAGCCCTCGCCGGACCCGTCGAGCAGCGAACTGATGGCCCGGCAGGTCCTCGACGCCCTGGCCGAGCACGGCGTCACCGGCGACTCGGTCCGCGTCGTCGACTTCGACGTCCACCCCGGCGTGAAGACCGACATGGGCGACGGTGACGCGTGGCCCGAGATCCGGCGGCGCATCCTCGACGCGGACATCCTGCTGGTGTCCACGCCCACCTGGGTCGGCCACATGTCCAGTGTCGCGCAGCGCGTCCTGGAGCGGCTGGACGCCGAGCTGTCCGAGACCGACGACCAGGGCAGGCCGAGCATGTTCGGCAAGGTCGCCGTGACGGCGGTGGTCGGCAACGAGGACGGCGCCCACAAGATCACCGCGGACCTGTACCAGGCGCTGGGCGACACCGGCTTCACCATTCCGGCCCAGGGCGGCACCTACTGGAACCACGAGGCCATGAACCCCAAGGACTACATCGACCTGGAGCGGACACCGGACGCGGTCGCCTCCGCGACGGCCACCCTGGCCCGCAACGCGGCCCACCTCGCCCGGCTGCTGCGCGAGCGCCCCTACCCCGCGCCCTGA
- a CDS encoding L-histidine N(alpha)-methyltransferase — MTAPGPAARVRVLPVTDGGDTVPAETVVRDQLQDIPPRLPPWLGYDDVGSRLFEQITELPTYHLTRVERGLLERHAPEIAELLACGRIAELGSGSAKKTRLLLESCLRLRETAYLPIDVDRDILCSSGTALVEELDGLEVTGLWGRYEAGLDWLRANARGPLAVLLLGSGFGNATRGERAGLLREIARTLPPGGGFLVSADLDKDGEELRACYNDPPGYSAFADFRLNYLTRLNDLYGAGFVLDDFVPRAYYNAATSTVEGVLLARSDQEVPVPGLGITLRIPRGESLNVGYSVKFDEGRLVDEVEAHGFDLRARWLDDIARYGLFLFRRRGEPTDAFTGPAGRTGTSRTR; from the coding sequence GTGACGGCCCCCGGACCGGCGGCGCGGGTCCGCGTCCTCCCGGTCACCGACGGAGGGGACACGGTGCCCGCGGAGACGGTCGTGCGCGACCAGCTCCAGGACATACCGCCCCGCCTCCCGCCCTGGCTCGGCTACGACGATGTCGGCTCCCGGCTGTTCGAGCAGATCACCGAGCTGCCCACCTACCACCTGACCCGTGTGGAGCGCGGCCTGCTGGAGCGCCACGCCCCCGAGATCGCCGAACTGCTCGCCTGCGGGCGGATCGCGGAGCTGGGCAGCGGGAGCGCGAAGAAGACACGGCTGCTGCTGGAGAGCTGCCTGCGCCTGCGGGAGACCGCCTACCTGCCGATCGACGTCGACCGGGACATCCTGTGCTCCAGCGGCACCGCCCTGGTCGAAGAGCTGGACGGTCTGGAGGTCACCGGCCTGTGGGGGCGCTACGAGGCCGGTCTCGACTGGCTGCGCGCCAACGCCCGCGGGCCGCTCGCGGTCCTCCTGCTCGGCAGCGGCTTCGGCAACGCCACACGCGGGGAACGTGCCGGACTGCTCCGCGAGATCGCCCGCACCCTGCCGCCGGGCGGCGGCTTCCTGGTCTCCGCCGACCTGGACAAGGACGGGGAGGAGCTGCGGGCCTGCTACAACGATCCGCCCGGGTACTCGGCGTTCGCCGACTTCCGGCTCAACTACCTCACCCGGCTCAACGACCTCTACGGCGCCGGCTTCGTCCTCGACGACTTCGTTCCCCGGGCTTACTACAACGCGGCCACATCCACGGTGGAGGGGGTCCTGCTGGCCCGGTCCGACCAGGAGGTGCCCGTGCCGGGGCTCGGGATCACGCTGCGCATCCCGCGCGGGGAGTCGCTCAACGTCGGGTACTCGGTGAAGTTCGACGAGGGGAGGCTGGTCGACGAGGTCGAGGCGCACGGGTTCGACCTGCGGGCCCGGTGGCTGGACGACATCGCGCGGTATGGGCTCTTCCTCTTCCGCCGCCGCGGGGAACCGACGGACGCCTTCACCGGGCCCGCCGGGCGCACGGGGACATCCCGCACCCGGTGA
- a CDS encoding DHA2 family efflux MFS transporter permease subunit, translated as MSHTDDRPQSPALRPDPEPVAAGPPTRTGTVRITPVISVLAVSALLMILNETVLSVVLPQLMNDFGVGATTVQWLTTGFMLTMAVVIPTTGFLLRRFTTRALFTTAIALFTVGTLLAALAPGFTAMLLARVVQACGTAIILPLLMATTLNHVPVAHRGTVMGLNSVVISVAPAVGPTVSGLIADTLGWRWVFGLMLAIAVLVLALGAVFVRLPDETGPAPLDVPSVVLSVPGFGGLVYGLGGLGALDGSASGALVPVAALAVGAVALALFVLRQRRLQRSGSPLLDLRPLGVGRFRISLVIVVVCMATMLGTVLVLPLHLQVGLGQSILVTGLLLLPGGLVQGVLSPLVGRLYDTVGPAPLVIPGALLLCGGQWWLSTADTDTGTGTVVAMHVVFCVGMAMLMTPLMTLSLSALPRELYGHGSAIMNTLQQLAGAAGVAVMVAAMSVGAAAAKTGDAALAQAAGTHQAFVLGGCAALVAVVCAPFVRRLPRAAEG; from the coding sequence ATGTCGCACACCGACGACCGCCCGCAGAGCCCGGCGCTCCGCCCCGACCCGGAACCCGTGGCGGCCGGCCCGCCCACACGGACCGGCACCGTGCGGATCACGCCGGTCATCTCCGTCCTGGCGGTGTCCGCGCTGCTGATGATCCTCAACGAGACGGTCCTCAGCGTCGTCCTGCCGCAGCTCATGAACGACTTCGGGGTCGGCGCCACCACCGTGCAGTGGCTGACCACCGGGTTCATGCTCACCATGGCCGTGGTCATCCCCACCACCGGCTTCCTGCTCCGCCGCTTCACCACCCGCGCCCTGTTCACCACGGCGATCGCGCTGTTCACCGTCGGTACCCTGCTGGCGGCGCTGGCCCCCGGCTTCACCGCCATGCTCCTGGCCCGGGTGGTCCAGGCCTGCGGCACCGCGATCATCCTGCCGCTGCTGATGGCCACCACCCTCAACCATGTGCCGGTCGCCCACCGCGGCACGGTCATGGGCCTGAACTCGGTGGTCATCTCGGTGGCCCCGGCCGTGGGCCCCACCGTCTCCGGCCTGATCGCCGACACCCTGGGGTGGCGCTGGGTGTTCGGCCTGATGCTGGCCATCGCGGTGCTGGTCCTCGCGCTGGGCGCCGTGTTCGTGCGGCTGCCCGACGAGACCGGCCCCGCCCCGCTGGACGTGCCCTCCGTCGTGCTGTCGGTGCCGGGCTTCGGCGGCCTGGTCTACGGCCTGGGCGGCCTCGGCGCCCTGGACGGATCGGCCTCCGGGGCGCTGGTCCCCGTCGCCGCCCTGGCCGTCGGCGCGGTCGCGCTGGCGCTGTTCGTGCTGCGCCAGCGGCGGTTGCAGCGCTCGGGCTCCCCGCTGCTGGACCTGCGCCCCCTCGGCGTGGGCCGCTTCCGGATCTCCCTGGTCATCGTGGTCGTCTGCATGGCCACCATGCTGGGCACCGTCCTGGTCCTGCCGCTGCACCTCCAGGTCGGCCTGGGGCAGAGCATCCTCGTGACCGGCCTGCTGCTGCTCCCGGGCGGCCTGGTGCAGGGAGTCCTGTCGCCGCTGGTCGGCCGCCTGTACGACACGGTCGGCCCCGCGCCCCTGGTGATCCCGGGCGCGCTGCTGCTGTGCGGCGGCCAGTGGTGGCTGAGCACCGCGGACACGGACACCGGCACGGGAACGGTGGTCGCGATGCACGTGGTGTTCTGCGTCGGCATGGCCATGCTCATGACCCCGCTGATGACATTGTCGCTGAGCGCGCTCCCGCGTGAGCTGTACGGGCACGGCAGCGCCATCATGAACACCCTCCAGCAGCTGGCCGGCGCGGCGGGTGTGGCCGTGATGGTCGCGGCCATGTCCGTCGGCGCCGCCGCCGCGAAGACCGGGGACGCGGCCCTGGCCCAGGCCGCCGGGACGCACCAGGCGTTCGTGCTGGGCGGCTGCGCGGCCCTGGTCGCGGTGGTGTGCGCGCCGTTCGTGCGCCGCCTGCCCCGCGCCGCCGAGGGCTGA